Proteins encoded in a region of the Methylobacterium radiotolerans JCM 2831 genome:
- the fabF gene encoding beta-ketoacyl-ACP synthase II yields the protein MRRVVVTGLGMVTPLGSGVEHTWSRLIAGDSGAGPIRGFESADLPCRIAAQVPFGDGTDGTFNPDLVMEVKEQRKVDPFIVYAMAAADEALKDAGWAPKSHEDQCATGVLIGSGIGGIGGIYDASVTLHEKGPRRISPFFIPGRIINLASGQVSIAYGLKGPNNAVVTACSTGAHAIGDASRLIALGDADVMVAGGAESPVNRLSIAGFSACRALTTGFNDTPEKASRPYDRDRDGFLMGEGAGIVVLEEYEHAKARGAKIYAEVVGYGLSGDAYHITSPSPDGDGAFRCMTAAVKRAGISPSEIGYINAHGTSTPMGDELELKAVERLLGDAAANATMSSTKSSVGHLLGAAGSVEAIFSILVLRDNVIPPTLNLDNPSVQTKIDLVPFEAKRKQVDVVLSNSFGFGGTNASLVMRRVA from the coding sequence ATGCGGCGGGTGGTGGTCACGGGTCTGGGGATGGTCACGCCGCTGGGGAGCGGGGTGGAGCACACCTGGAGCCGGCTGATCGCGGGCGACAGCGGCGCCGGCCCGATCCGCGGCTTCGAATCCGCCGACCTGCCCTGCCGGATCGCCGCGCAGGTCCCCTTCGGCGACGGCACCGACGGCACCTTCAACCCCGACCTCGTGATGGAGGTGAAGGAGCAGCGCAAGGTCGACCCGTTCATCGTCTACGCGATGGCGGCGGCCGACGAGGCGCTGAAGGATGCCGGCTGGGCGCCCAAGAGCCACGAGGACCAGTGCGCCACCGGCGTGCTGATCGGCTCCGGCATCGGCGGCATCGGCGGCATCTACGACGCCTCCGTGACCCTGCACGAGAAGGGCCCGCGCCGGATCTCGCCGTTCTTCATCCCGGGCCGGATCATCAACCTCGCCTCGGGCCAGGTCTCGATCGCGTACGGCCTCAAGGGGCCGAACAACGCCGTGGTGACGGCTTGCTCCACGGGCGCCCACGCCATCGGCGACGCGAGCCGCCTGATCGCGCTCGGCGACGCCGACGTGATGGTGGCGGGCGGCGCCGAGTCGCCGGTGAACCGCCTGTCGATCGCGGGCTTCTCCGCCTGCCGGGCGCTGACCACGGGCTTCAACGACACGCCCGAGAAGGCCTCGCGCCCCTACGACCGCGACCGCGACGGCTTCCTCATGGGCGAGGGCGCCGGCATCGTGGTGCTGGAGGAGTACGAGCACGCCAAGGCCCGCGGCGCGAAGATCTACGCCGAGGTGGTGGGCTACGGCCTCTCGGGCGACGCCTACCACATCACCTCCCCCTCCCCGGACGGCGACGGCGCCTTCCGCTGCATGACCGCCGCGGTGAAGCGCGCCGGCATCTCCCCGTCCGAGATCGGCTACATCAACGCCCACGGCACCTCGACGCCCATGGGCGACGAGCTGGAGCTGAAGGCCGTGGAGCGCCTCCTGGGCGACGCCGCCGCCAACGCCACCATGTCGTCGACCAAGAGCTCGGTCGGCCACCTGCTGGGCGCCGCCGGCTCGGTCGAGGCGATCTTCTCGATCCTCGTCCTGCGCGACAACGTCATCCCGCCGACGCTCAACCTCGACAACCCCTCCGTCCAGACCAAGATCGACCTCGTGCCGTTCGAGGCGAAGCGGAAGCAGGTGGATGTCGTGCTGTCGAACTCGTTCGGATTTGGCGGGACGAACGCGTCGCTGGTGATGCGGCGGGTCGCTTAG
- a CDS encoding YidB family protein, giving the protein MGLLESAIGGVLGQVFGGQKQGSGGMSPLVKALLMLLLAKGASGGFGDIFGRGRQGEPGPEADRSGGAGPYGRDPGQHPADAGERRPPEEGGDIGGWDQYGGRRDGGPADSSLPPGDFSDLSGMLDGPGDAPPPSRAAPDGQGDLGGLDGLVDRFRQGGLGDVIESWIGHGTNRPVAPDQLARALGPDTVDTLQQQTGMDRETLLSQLAQALPEVVHTLTPQGRVPGADERRGW; this is encoded by the coding sequence ATGGGACTGCTCGAATCGGCGATCGGCGGCGTGCTCGGTCAGGTGTTCGGCGGGCAGAAGCAGGGCTCCGGGGGCATGTCGCCCCTGGTCAAGGCGCTGCTGATGCTGCTGCTGGCCAAGGGCGCCAGCGGCGGCTTCGGCGACATCTTCGGCCGCGGGCGCCAGGGCGAGCCCGGCCCCGAGGCCGACCGCTCCGGCGGCGCCGGACCCTACGGGCGCGATCCCGGCCAGCACCCCGCCGACGCCGGCGAGCGCCGTCCTCCGGAAGAGGGCGGCGATATCGGCGGCTGGGACCAGTACGGCGGCCGCCGCGACGGCGGCCCGGCGGACTCGTCCCTGCCGCCCGGCGACTTCTCGGACCTCTCCGGCATGCTCGACGGCCCCGGCGACGCCCCGCCGCCGAGCCGCGCCGCCCCGGACGGGCAGGGGGATCTCGGCGGCCTCGACGGGCTGGTCGACCGGTTCCGCCAGGGCGGCCTCGGCGACGTGATCGAGTCCTGGATCGGCCACGGCACCAACCGCCCGGTGGCCCCGGACCAGCTCGCCCGGGCGCTCGGCCCCGACACGGTGGACACCCTCCAGCAGCAGACCGGGATGGACCGCGAGACGCTTCTTTCTCAGTTGGCCCAGGCGCTGCCGGAGGTGGTGCACACGCTCACGCCGCAGGGACGGGTGCCGGGAGCGGATGAGCGGCGGGGGTGGTAG